The nucleotide window TGTAGTCGCATAGTGACGCTTCTTGTTCAGCCATCGGCTATGCAGGGTCCTGAACTTAACAAAGGAAAGACCAGTGTCATTCAACGTACAAGACATGGCTCCAGCACTAAGATCGTAAGGATATCCTGTGAGAGAAAATTGGGCACATTAAGACAACTGTACGTTGTCCATGATTTCCTAGCTAAACTAATACACTTTTTATTCATCATCCCGCAAAGATACGGTATGAAACATAACAAAGTTTTCTTAGTTCATTCTTCATACTGACATAACTTTCACGGATCAGATTGTATGCTGGGAGTCGCGGAGGACTATGGGTAGCTCAGGGGGCAAACAAAGTCGTTATTGTGACAACAACGACCGGACACAGTACGCATGCTCCGCAAACGCTTTGTCATGGTATTGCCCACTGCCCTTCCCATAGTGCCTCgcatctcccagcatgcaatgggcCCCATGAGAAGGTCGTAAGACTTTATTGGGACCAAGACTTGTTGGGACAAATTGTGAGTCATGGAGTGCCACAAACGCACACAACAAAAGCACCTAACACCGAAGGACAAGAGCACTTTGCTTCTTGTTAGATCGAAACAAATTCGATTGCTTTATACTCGGAAACCAATTCCAATCGAGGAATGAGTCAAATATCATCACTAATAAAAAACTTGAAGCCGGTATTCTATAGAAATGCAATTGCATTAGGTACCTCATTGCAGatgtttgaataattgatggacaaaaattacTGGGCGGTTATTTTGCAAACTACTGCGTCTctatccacatacatgtactggacCTATCAATTTCTTAACAGTATCCCTAACAATAGTAACATCTTTAAAAATACACCGTTCATGAGGATACATAAAGATACTGTTAAGCGAGTATTAGTGATACTACCATTCGGTCTTTGCAGATTATTACAGGGAAAGTCATCAATGGTATTCACTGATAACATCATCTTTTAACGTTATCGACCTGTTTTACATTATATATCTTTCTTTGATAGATACCCCCAAGACACTTTCAACCATAATTTGTATTTGGGGGGtaactttggggggggggatgacCTCTTTGGAATGAAGGAATACACGACATACCTTCAGTTACAACATCCTTAGTCTACAGCGCCCTCGTTGTGACTGTAGGTCTCGATGGCTTGTCTTTTCTTACTGTGACTGGCAAGATTTCACAGGCGTATGGGGCGGTTGTTCCTGCTCCCAAAAGAAGCTATAGTAAATGGCCAATGGGATAGCGACAAAAGAGATCGACAACAGGTAGCCTAGCACCAGAAGAACCAGTCCAACGTTGCTGCTATGACCTCTCCTGGATCTTGACGAAAGTTCGTAGGAAAGGCGGTCAAATTCTGTCGTCAGGTTGACGAGTTTTGGAAGTTGGTGGCTCGTTGTGACTGGAACAGGCGACTTACCAGACGGGGGACCTTCACATTTCTTCATCGCGTTGATATAAACAGCAATGCGGGCTTCTTTGGTTTGATCAACCGAACTGGATTCTTAGCAAATCAACTGTTCTCGTGAAATACCAAACGTCTTTCGTCTCGATCGCGTAATTCTATTAGTGCTGGGAGAGGTTTTCTACATCTAATTATCTTATTACACGAAACATCTGTGTGATGAGTAGACTGGTAAGGTCCCAAGGACATAGTCAGACGCACTCGCTGGATCAaggatactgtacatgtatggatctAGAAAATTACTTCAGTcgtgaaccgtgatgaggggggatacaaacttagtcaCATTTTGGGGCCGCATTCTTCCATCCCCCTTCTGGCCAAAGCCCCAGACAGACTACAGGCGTACACCTTTGATAAAGGCTATATTGATCAGAAAACCAGCTCCAGTCATGAACtttgatgaggggggatacaaacttagtcacgtttgggaccgcattcttcccgctgcagcgccacctagcggggGAAGTAGATGTGGTCATGATTGCCTTGAGGAGGGTAGTAGAAAGACTTGCAGGGTATCAAAGAACGTCACATGAAAACTCTTTGTTACGAAATCAATAATTATCATGCATTCCTTCATGTGCATTTTTATTAAAGAGTGAAGATAGCATTCAAATAAAGAGGACACAACTGCTGAGTTTAATCTTTTTCCTAAGACATTTCAAAAAGAATTTTCTAAGTGACTGTATAAATTCACAATTGCTATGTCTGAGCCTAAACAATCAAGTAACTTTATCTACAGTAAGGACATCGAATATTCAAAACACGTTTTCATGTGCCATAAGTAGATTATGAGATTTCAACTTGAGATTTCAATTATGTCTCTGTTATACATATAGGTATAATCATACTACTTATCAAACATGACTAGTACGGTATTGGTGAGGGGTCTTTTTTCATTTCGAATATCTGATTCCCTGATTTCTGTTAAGATATGTCCATGATACTCTTGCTGACAACGTGAAGTTGCAGTTATCGCTGTCATCGAAACGTGGCGCTTCTACTTTGATGCGGCCTTGGTCTCTGCAACAAAGATAGGAAACAccgatgaaggttaaacatccaggtaataagatacaccagaTAACAGTTACCCATTTCAACTGTGCCGTTCTATATGCATTGCTTTGTTTACAAATCTAAGACATTTTATCTACCCCTCCTTTAAGTTAACGATTTTCATTGCCCCCCTGCCTATTAATGACACACCCCTTTACAGCTACGTCATTGTTTATATGTAAACTACCTTAGGATGTCCTTGATAGCGATGGCCAACATATTGTCTATAGCGTTGGCAAATAGTGACTCATAGATTGCACTAAACACATTGTACCAATCGTATCCAGCATTGAACGTAGGCATATTTCTGAACCGAAAAAAAACGATGGCGTGATAGTAAAAACCCATAATGTCTATCGGGGATAGAGCCAAAGGCCTTCACAAAAACAATTTGCATCCAGTGTACTTTAGAAGTACAATAGTAGTATTGCATTTAGCTTATTGCCAATAGTGTAGgtatatgaataattgataGGATGTAATTGGGCGTTGCTCACAGTATCCCTAATAtctaagaaaaaatacaatttaCGTCAACATATGAAGACACTGTTGGGTAAGCATTTAGTAGTGGCATAGTCTGTACATATGATCAAATGTTTTCCAGATTAACGTCAACTTTTATAAATCCGCCAAGACCACCACATTGCTCTTTTAAAGGTGTTCTTCGAGTTCTTCTCAAGGATGTCTCGAACACCTATAGTCATGAGTGTGTATACCTCGAGAATTACTGGTGGATTAGCAACATTGGTAGATATCTTTGTGTTACCTATTCTTAATGTGCAGGTCTAACGATAACCTGTGGCATTATGAGACTTGACGTTATCTTCAAGCGTTAAAATGCGCACAGTGCAGGAGACGATCTGACCACTCTTTGTCAAAACATGACATGTCTTTCAGAGACTTTCTGGCCTCTAAGTCTAAACCTAATGCTCTCGTTTCAAAGATGATTTTGTTCTCTCTACACGAAGAATGTTATTCTATAGGCAGTGTCTGTGATACCTTTGAATAAGACTTTGTTATAAGGCACATTTCTTCTCAGGAGTCCGTTATTTTCTCTacttggtttattggtttattcacGCCTTTAGCTGTCGCGTGGAAATGGGACAGTTACTCTTCCGGGAGTAACAAATTCACACAGAAAAACATGGACAACATAATATAGCAAACAACAACATCTCATAATCACAAGTACTAACAATCCTCACaattgccgtgcaataaagttcttcttcttctataagCACAGTGCACACATACCTGCACAGTTCTCTACTTAAAAAAGTCTTGGTGACCAAGGGAATAGACTATGTACCTTTAGACTAaactacttttaaaaaaaaagagcctTGAAGACCAAGGGAATAAACTATGTACTTTAAGCTTTAGATCTAAACTACTAAAGAGCCTTGAAGACCACGGTAATACACTATATACCTTTAGACTAAACTACAAAGAAAGAGCATTGAAGACCAAGGGAATAGGCTATATACCTTTAGACTAAACATTTGCAGGTGCTGCGGTGGTAGTCCCCATCCCTCCATCCCCGCCACCGTGGCCGCCGCCCTCACCGCCAGGCGCCGCGGTGGTAACGTTCATCCTCCCTCCACCaccagtagacgggaacagcgCGGCATCTCCGAACCAGAAGAAGCTGTAGTAAATCGCCAGGACGATGGCGGCCAGAGAGATCACAAACAGGTAGCCAGCCACGAGTAAGGCCCGCCCGACTTTGTTGGTCGGCTTCTCGAACGACGGTTCGGGGCTGTGGTGCACGGGGGCCGAGGCGTTCCCAGGTTTGGGCGGGTCGAGGCCGGGGGCGCCCGCCGGGACGGGCTGGGCACCAAGTTCCTCCATCGTCTACAACTCTTCAGTAAGACGGGCTTATTGGATAGATCAACCGAGCTAGGCGCTTTAAGTGTTCTCAAGAAATATCAAATGACTTCTATAAGTCGCCGCAGAGAATTTTCAGCATCAAATTATCTTTATGGCAGGGGAAAGTCCATTTCTGTTGCTTCGTGGGTTATGGAAGGTAGGGGAGCAACCGTGCGTAAAGAAAAAGGTTCTGACACAAAATGGGAGAATGATGGACGCCATCATCACAGTGTAATGACTTTTAGAGCCACGCCCAGTTTTTCTTGTGGTTGCCTGGTTACATGACGTCATCCTTTATGCTATGGACGACTCGGTCTATCACACATTGACAATGTAAATAATATCTATAATGTCAAGGAAGTTGCTAGCTGTTTTATATGGTTAAAAACATTAACATATATGAAGCGTCATGCATTTCTACATGCtctgtacattttgcattcCTGTCCTGAACAAAGTAATAATATATTAGCAACAAAACAATCTACCGCAATTTTACCATTGACACAGCAGTCCATTCAAACATCTATAGTATACAGTATGTACTACTATGATTTGTCTGTgcaataaaatgtaaatttcaaggCAAACGGTAAAAATGATAGCAAGGTGGTCAGGATTGTTTACTTAGAATCTAAACTGTTctaggttcaaatccctagcaggcccaaacgttgtgcccttgggaaaggcactttacacctatttcctcactcgattcATCTGAAAACCACTAGTGTTTGCGGAGAGCCACAtttcgagcatgttaaagaaccaacCAACACGAACAGAGTAGAGGTCCATCCCTGTGAGCTCTATTggaccaaaccttacagtccagtcttacaaAGCTTTTACTTACGGTACAGAACTACTGTGCTAAGCCTAAAGGCGGTTAACCGGTTAAGcgatacaaacaagcaaacaaacaaacaagcaaacaaacaaacaaaatgttatgtgACACCTGACGTCAAAGTCTAAGACCAAGTTTGTGTTGACTTTGATAAAGGCTAGTAAGAATAGTTGAATAAAACGTCTTCCCATAGTACATACTTTGAACATGCTATAAGTAATAGACTAACGGTGCGGTCACATTGgtcgtaggccgtcgtacgaCTTTGAAGTCGTGGGATTTTCAAACAGGCCGTAACATAACCAACCACCTACAAGGATTGACGACAACATTTTCCATAACAAGACTGCTGAATTTTGTACGtcacatgcacgactatcccgAGAATGTCGTCAGTTTTGCGACCGcgcgacgatcgtacgacgaacgCGACCAGGCCCTAAAGTCTAAATCAATTGTGTCGAATCTGTTAAGTTCGCAGGGGTGGGAGCGGCGGTTGTCGTCCCTCCATCCCCGCCATCATCCCCGCCACCATTTCCGCCGTTACCATCGTTAGCTCCACCGTCTCCACCACCGTCTCCACCGTCGCCTCCACCTCCAGGCGCCGCGGTAGTAACGTTCATCCCCCCGCCAGTCGACGGGAACAGCCTGGCATCTCCAGCCCAGAAGAAACTGTAGTACACTACCAGCACGGTAGCGCCCAGAGAGATCGCGAACACGAAGCCCGCCACGAGAAAGGCCCGCCCAACTTTGCTGGTCTGCTTCTCGTGCGAAATTTCGGGGTGAAAACGCTCGGGTGCGGCCGGGTTCTCGTCAAGTTTGGCCGGTCCGAGGTCGGCTGTGGCCGGGGTGAAAGTAACGGGCTCGGTACCAGCCTCCTCCATCGCTTAGAACCCTGTAGTTTCAATGTGTACACCAGCGGAGCTGAATTCCTTCTACCGAATCCTGCAGGTGTTCTCGCGAAGTATCAAAAGGCTTTTATGAAAAATTAAAATCATACCATTGACTACGCAGAGCATTCAAACATACATAACACGTCTGAGGCAGGACATTAATTTGTCTGGTACGTGACAGGCGATTCCACGAAATACTGTATCCGAGACAAAGTAGCCGTTGACTATCATAAAATATTATAAGGACGGTGAAATAAACTAAAGGTTTGATACAAGCTCCCCGAATAAACATTATTTAtggggtacatgtatatgtacatactgTGAACGTGTTAAAGACCTTCTAGTTCTGTTCacaacatgtgtgtgtgtgtgtatgtgtgtgtgtgtgtatgtatgtatgtatgtgtgtgtgtgtgtgtatgtgtgtgtgtgtgtgtgtgtgtgtgtgtatgtgtgtgtgtgtgcgcgcgtgtgtgtgtgtgtgtgtgagtgtgtgtgtatgtgtgtgtgtgtgcgcgcgtgtgtgtgtgtgtgtgagtgtgtgtgtgtgtatgtgtgtgtgtgtgtgcgtgtgtgtgtgtatgtgtgtgtgtgtgtgagtgtgtgtgtgtatgtgtgtgtgtgtgcgtgcgagTGTGGAAACAGTGAGCGCTAATCCCCATACAAACTGGATGGAATGAATCAGATATACGTTAAAGGTCACAGACCATGTTTTCGTGTGAGCAACACATGACCTTGACCTGTGAAGGTCATCTACCATGCCGCAGAGCCTCCTGGGACCTCGTTAAAGTCACTTCAGTACGTCAAGATTATTACCACAATGTCTTTTCAAAATGAGCTGTTTTGTCACATCTCTATGATTACATGTGTTCTTACAAGACCGGTGATATCTAAGCCCTTAAAGCTCGTAACAGCGTGTCCTTCAAATTTCTGCCACGTCGACATGCCGAAAACCGTGGAAGTCAATGGGCTACTAAAATAACTTAGAATCACACCAATGAAATCTGGTGTTCTTAGACCAATGTCAACTATCTCGACTAACGTTATAATGCACACCATCATGTTTCTTTCAATTAAATATCAACAATACTATTCTTAAGACAAAACAAAGATCATTTAGGTTTTAAAATACGTGTAATACAATGGTCCTTTTTACCATTATTTCGACTACCCCACTTCAAGTATGATTTATATTGAACTTCCTTTTTTAAAAGAACCGATCCTTTAGCAGGTACCTGCTTTTATAAAAAATGAccaatgtatttaagttcgcggtggtttaattttcgcggtttGGTGGTGACCTActcaccgcgaactcaaaactaccgcaaacTTTTGGCTATTTTTTCCAGCATCTCAACGACTGTGGTAGACTATAAATCTAACATTGGCTAGTGATTGTCATGTCAATAAACTCGATGATTTAATGATAGTAGTATCCTTTCCCTCGCCCCTCCCAATTGTAAATGGATGAGCCCCCACTGTCTATAAAACTGTGGGTGTGGTTTTCTATAACGGCTGACACGCAATGCAGGATGCCCTGGAGGCATGCACACCACGGGTGTGTTACATTATTTCGTCTAGAAGGTCATCCAAAATGGCGGGGATGAACATGTTGGTTTGCATCGCGGCCCTGATGTTAGTGGGCCTCTCATTCGCTGCTGAGCCGCCGGCTGGACGCACGGAGCCGTCTGCACCACCCAAAGAGCCCGAGACGGCGGAAACTAAGGGTAGGGAAAATTCTATCACTAATATATGGTGGTAGCCTTACGTTAGAATTTGCCGCCGAAACACAGAATGCTTGGGGGAGGGGCGCAGTGTAGCATATGACTCATAATATGAGCCATTGTAATAGGACCTACAAATTCTAGGGTGTTGTAATGTTGTGATCATATCTGAGTCTTATGCTACAATGTTATTATCAAATGCTTGATAGCCGTATTTACATCTACATCCATGTGTTGTCGTTATTTGTACTAATCTATTACAACGACTACTCTAGTCTCTTAACTCTACTGTAGGGTCCTGTAGTCTTGTATTCTATTCTGCGCTTGTGGTCAGAAACACATTCATTGTCGAGCTAAGACGGTAACGTCACAGATATCTGTTTGTGTTACATGCATATGGTACGGCAGGACCAAAACATTCCAGCCATTAACAAGTTATGAGGAATACAGCTGGTCATACCTGATGCAATGGTTAATGGTGTGATCATGTTTGGCGTACCAGCATGCAGTTTGCTCATAAACCGATATGTGGCGCGTCTACAAAAAAGGAAACTACAGTATCTGAATTTCTTTCTTGATCTGTGTTTATATGACGCTAGATTCCAATGTGTCTGCTTACACAGGCAGTTTACGTTGGTTGTTCTCTGGATACTACTAgctctaatatatatatatattttattgaAATCGAAGAAAAGACGTTGTATGAATTATGAAAGAAATACGCTAGGTGATATTTCTTTAAAGCAGCCatgtttttccctttttttcccTCAGGTAAACATTCCAGATTGTATCCTGATCTTGGAGTGGAGGAGCCCCAGGCTGAGGCGGCTAACTGGTGCAGGGAGGCCGTGCAGACCGTCGGAGCGGTGGTCGGGGCTGGCGTCACTGCGTCACTCGCCAAGACCATGGCAATCATGGGAGACAAGTGAGTCTGTTTCCGTCAAAACCCCCGTCACAGAAGTCGTGCGATAGCATACCAATAGATTGAGGAGTACATTCGTGGGACAACCTTGGATGTATCTTGTTCTCGCATACGCCATGTTTACGACAGAAAATTAAGGAATTCTTAGGAGAGCCGCGGATGCGTCGTACAAAATTCGTATAAGCTACCtggcttgttttcgtcaaagcCTCTTGCCACGCATATATCATGCGACAGCTGGCGTACGACAGTAGATTGTAGTTAATCTTGGGACAGTCGTGAATGTATCGTAGAAAATTCAGCTGCCTGAATTTTTGTTCGTCAATGTCTCttgtcatacacatgtacataacgtACGACAGTGTTAAGACTGCAAAGTGAGGACATTCTTGGAACAATCGTGAATGTGTTGTACGACAGATTTACTACAGCAAATTAGGGACATTCTTGGAACCGTCGGCGTAGATTCACAAAACTTACGAAGACTAAAGTCGGCTAGCTGTTTTGTGACACTAAAAGACTGTCGTAGATTTTTCTCGGCGGTAGGTGCTGCCATATCCTCGCTGAATATTTGTACACCGTATGTGTACTTCTGGGGCTACATACATTCTAGAATATATTTTTCGctgttctagaaaaataagtAGTTAAAACATATGTTTTTTCCTACACAGGCTAGGGTTTGGCGGACCTGTGGCTGGCATGCTGTCGTGGTTCGGTAGGGGGCCCAACGTTTACGCTACGTCAGCTGCTGGCGCTGCGATTGGCTACATCACAACGGTCGGCGGGAGAGTCTGCGAATTCTACGAGCAACACCAGGAGTTTATTGACAACATCATCAATGCCGTTAAAGGTCAAAGTCAATCGTAAAGCCT belongs to Branchiostoma lanceolatum isolate klBraLanc5 chromosome 15, klBraLanc5.hap2, whole genome shotgun sequence and includes:
- the LOC136420647 gene encoding uncharacterized protein gives rise to the protein MAGMNMLVCIAALMLVGLSFAAEPPAGRTEPSAPPKEPETAETKGKHSRLYPDLGVEEPQAEAANWCREAVQTVGAVVGAGVTASLAKTMAIMGDKLGFGGPVAGMLSWFGRGPNVYATSAAGAAIGYITTVGGRVCEFYEQHQEFIDNIINAVKGQSQS